ccatcccaatCCCTACCAATGTCCTCCaagccctctcccctccctcccagtgccccccagctcagcccagtgtctcccccgtccctcccagtgccccccagcgtgtccatctcgctggtgctgtcgagctcccagcccggccccggccgcctgctctgctccgtgatggatttctaccctgcaccggtgcaggtgaggtggttccaggatgggcaggagctgccggagCACGTGGTGGCCACCGACGTGGTCCCCAACGGGGACTGGACCTACCAGGTGCTGGTgatgctggaaatccccccccggcgcggggtcacctacagctgccaggtggagcacgtcagcctggagcaccccctcagccggcactggggtacgggcccggccccccccagcaccggggGCACACTGGCAGGGggcaaggggggaaaaaggacaactgggggcaactgggagggagtttcgtgggtcctgggggtgctgagAGGGGAGTTGGAGGCTCCtaaaggggctgggaggggttGGGTGGGATCCCTaaaggggctgggaagggactggcaggaggttTCAGGGGGTGCTAGGTGGCCTGGGAGAGTCTctgggaggttttgggggtgctgacccccctggctccccccagagatgccacCGGACACCGTCCACAGCAAGATCCtggtgggggtcgggggcttcgtcttgggcttggtcttcctggtgctggggctcggcttctacctgtgggagaaggtaaagggggGTCCCCACGGGTTGTGTCCCCCTCCTTGTtctcccacagcctctgtgCAACCCTCTacccccccaaccccttttctCTCACACCCTTTTCTCTCctcacagagctcctgagccgccggcagccgcagcccctccccgtggcctcaggcccagccgggaccccccagtccatccccaCGATGAGtttggggggtcgtgtgtccccccaagAC
This Pseudopipra pipra isolate bDixPip1 chromosome W, bDixPip1.hap1, whole genome shotgun sequence DNA region includes the following protein-coding sequences:
- the LOC135406234 gene encoding class II histocompatibility antigen, B-L beta chain-like; translated protein: MSSKPSPLPPSAPQLSPVSPPSLPVPPSVSISLVLSSSQPGPGRLLCSVMDFYPAPVQVRWFQDGQELPEHVVATDVVPNGDWTYQVLVMLEIPPRRGVTYSCQVEHVSLEHPLSRHWEMPPDTVHSKILVGVGGFVLGLVFLVLGLGFYLWEKVKGGPHGLCPPPSRTCSDFTGEV